A single window of Paenibacillus sp. FSL H8-0537 DNA harbors:
- a CDS encoding ABC-2 family transporter protein, giving the protein MTLYFKYMLLLFKAQMQYRASFLLLVLGQCLTPFTVFAGLYFMFERFGEMKGWSFYEVMLCFALTHMAFSITECFARGFDMFSSLVVSGDFDRLLVRPRGTILQVLGSKFEFSRVGRLLLGIGVLIWAITNLGLEWTPLKITALVLAQASGVIIFASIFILCASFSFWTVQGLEIANILTDGGREMAQYPLSIYHRRIQQFFTFIIPFGCANYLPLQYILGRVDNPMYAFLPLAGLLFLAPCLLIWQIGVRRYRSTGS; this is encoded by the coding sequence ATGACGCTTTATTTTAAATACATGCTGCTGCTGTTCAAAGCGCAAATGCAGTACCGCGCTTCTTTTCTGCTGCTCGTGCTTGGACAATGCTTAACGCCCTTCACTGTATTTGCCGGGTTATATTTCATGTTCGAGCGTTTCGGGGAAATGAAGGGCTGGAGCTTTTACGAGGTGATGTTATGCTTTGCCCTTACACATATGGCTTTCTCGATTACCGAATGCTTCGCCCGCGGATTTGATATGTTCTCCTCGCTAGTTGTCAGTGGGGATTTCGACCGGCTGCTCGTTCGGCCGCGCGGCACCATTCTTCAGGTGCTCGGCTCCAAATTCGAATTTTCCCGCGTCGGGCGCCTGCTGCTTGGCATCGGCGTGCTGATCTGGGCGATTACGAATCTGGGCCTCGAGTGGACGCCGCTGAAAATAACCGCACTCGTGCTCGCGCAAGCGTCCGGAGTTATTATTTTTGCCAGCATCTTTATTCTGTGTGCCTCATTTAGCTTTTGGACCGTGCAGGGGCTCGAAATCGCTAATATTTTGACCGATGGCGGCCGGGAAATGGCGCAATACCCGCTCAGCATCTACCATAGGCGCATTCAGCAATTTTTCACCTTCATCATCCCGTTCGGCTGTGCCAACTATTTGCCGCTGCAATACATACTCGGTCGCGTGGACAACCCGATGTATGCCTTTCTGCCGCTGGCAGGGCTGCTGTTCCTTGCGCCATGTCTGCTCATCTGGCAAATCGGCGTTCGACGCTATCGCTCGACCGGATCTTAG
- a CDS encoding ABC transporter permease: protein MKPYYAVLRLRLSNGLQYRAAAYAGIGTQFFFGFIFIMVFEAFYAQTSAAAPQMSLSEVVAYCWLKQAFLAFIVLWLRDNELFQLITSGNIAYELCRPSGLYGLWYAKLLAQRLSSALLRCLPILLVSLFLPQPYRLELPPDFAAFFLFVCSLIIGLFLIVAISMLIYISVFITMSPAGSLLMFSVFGEFFAGMIIPVPLMPDWMQRIVYVLPFHWTVDFPFRVYTGNIPKLDAATGLLFQLLWLAALIFIGKIAMSKALRRVVVQGG from the coding sequence ATTAAACCTTATTATGCTGTACTCAGACTGCGGCTCAGCAACGGGCTGCAATACCGTGCCGCCGCATATGCAGGCATCGGGACGCAGTTTTTTTTCGGCTTTATTTTCATTATGGTGTTTGAAGCTTTTTATGCCCAGACTAGTGCAGCCGCACCGCAGATGAGCCTCTCCGAGGTTGTCGCCTACTGCTGGCTCAAGCAAGCGTTCCTTGCCTTCATCGTATTATGGCTGCGGGACAATGAGCTGTTTCAGCTCATTACAAGCGGCAATATTGCCTATGAGCTGTGCAGGCCAAGTGGCCTTTACGGCCTCTGGTATGCCAAGCTGCTCGCCCAGCGGCTGTCCAGCGCTTTGCTTCGCTGCCTGCCGATCTTGCTGGTGAGCTTGTTTCTGCCTCAGCCCTACAGGCTCGAGCTGCCGCCTGACTTTGCCGCCTTTTTCCTATTCGTCTGCTCGCTTATTATAGGCTTGTTCCTAATCGTAGCCATCTCCATGCTTATTTATATTTCCGTATTTATTACGATGTCTCCAGCTGGCTCCCTGCTGATGTTCAGCGTGTTTGGCGAGTTTTTCGCCGGCATGATTATTCCGGTGCCGCTTATGCCGGATTGGATGCAGCGAATCGTCTACGTCCTGCCCTTCCACTGGACCGTCGACTTCCCGTTTCGCGTCTACACCGGCAATATTCCCAAGCTGGATGCAGCAACGGGGCTGCTGTTTCAACTGCTGTGGCTTGCCGCCCTTATTTTCATTGGCAAAATCGCGATGAGCAAGGCGCTGCGACGCGTCGTTGTACAAGGAGGTTGA
- a CDS encoding ATP-binding cassette domain-containing protein has product MIEVNGISKSFLVSKRPPGLAHAVKSLFRREYTVVEALQDISFTIGSGEIVGYIGPNGAGKSTTIKTMSGILVPDSGTCSIMGYTPWKDRVSYVKNIGVVFGQRSQLWWDVPVLDSFELLRDIYRIPPLEYRSTLALLVETLDLQALLHTPVRQLSLGQRMRCEIAASLLHSPSLLFLDEPTIGLDAVSKIAVRQFIKTINEEKGVTVILTTHDMFDIEALASRLLLIGKGKLLYDGTVQGLRSRYGGKGGTAQASQLQQASNSPTEQDPSNDSLSIEDIVVQMYKEYAL; this is encoded by the coding sequence TTGATTGAGGTTAACGGAATTAGCAAGTCATTCCTGGTGTCGAAGCGGCCGCCGGGCTTGGCGCATGCGGTAAAATCGCTTTTTCGGAGGGAGTATACGGTGGTGGAGGCACTGCAGGATATCTCGTTTACGATTGGCTCCGGCGAAATTGTCGGTTACATTGGCCCGAATGGAGCCGGAAAATCGACGACGATTAAGACGATGAGCGGTATTCTCGTACCAGATAGCGGGACGTGTTCGATTATGGGGTACACCCCTTGGAAGGATCGCGTTTCGTATGTGAAAAATATCGGCGTTGTGTTCGGACAGCGCTCGCAGCTATGGTGGGACGTTCCGGTACTGGACTCCTTCGAGCTGCTGCGCGACATCTATCGCATTCCTCCGCTGGAATATCGCTCTACCCTAGCACTGCTCGTGGAAACGCTGGATTTACAAGCGCTGCTGCATACTCCCGTTCGCCAGCTCAGTCTTGGACAGCGCATGCGCTGTGAAATTGCCGCTTCGCTGCTGCATAGTCCCAGCCTGCTGTTTCTGGATGAGCCGACGATTGGGCTCGATGCCGTATCGAAAATTGCCGTCAGGCAGTTCATTAAAACGATCAACGAGGAAAAAGGCGTTACCGTCATTTTGACGACCCACGATATGTTTGATATTGAGGCACTCGCAAGCCGCCTGCTGCTCATCGGCAAAGGCAAGCTGCTTTATGATGGCACCGTGCAAGGACTCCGCAGCCGTTATGGAGGCAAAGGCGGAACGGCACAAGCTTCACAGCTCCAGCAGGCATCGAATTCACCAACTGAGCAGGACCCGTCCAATGACAGCCTGTCCATCGAAGACATTGTTGTGCAAATGTACAAGGAGTACGCACTATGA
- a CDS encoding GNAT family N-acetyltransferase: protein MIIKIALVSDAEAITALKQAASRGQVGRFGTYRMEPSITSLAAIREQFQDHIFLKAVVDGESIVGSIHLHVRGEVPYIGGLIVHPEYLDRGVGEELLLEAEALFKIGQQLEAPQPLDEEQDYRKTTFVYKRLIRFN from the coding sequence ATGATAATAAAAATAGCGCTCGTATCCGATGCCGAAGCAATTACTGCGCTGAAGCAAGCGGCGAGCAGAGGTCAGGTCGGCCGATTCGGAACGTATAGGATGGAGCCTTCAATTACGTCCTTGGCGGCTATAAGGGAGCAGTTTCAAGACCATATTTTTCTCAAAGCGGTTGTAGATGGCGAGTCCATCGTCGGTTCTATCCATTTGCATGTGCGAGGGGAAGTTCCATATATCGGCGGACTGATCGTACATCCAGAATACTTGGACAGAGGCGTAGGGGAAGAGCTGCTGCTGGAGGCGGAAGCGCTGTTCAAGATAGGGCAGCAGCTTGAGGCTCCCCAGCCCCTTGATGAGGAGCAGGACTATCGCAAAACAACATTCGTCTATAAACGTTTAATCCGGTTTAATTGA